The following are encoded in a window of Sminthopsis crassicaudata isolate SCR6 chromosome 5, ASM4859323v1, whole genome shotgun sequence genomic DNA:
- the PTPN12 gene encoding tyrosine-protein phosphatase non-receptor type 12 isoform X3 produces the protein MEQVEILRKFIQRVQAMKSPDHNGEDNFARDFMRLRRLSTKYRTEKIYPTATGEKEENVKKNRYKDILPFDHSRVKLTLKTPSQDSDYINANFIKGVYGPKAYVATQGPLANTVIDFWRMIWEYNVVIIVMACREFEMGRKKCERYWPLYGEDSLTFAPFQISCEAEQARTDYYIRTLLLEFQNESRRLYQFHYVNWPDHDVPSSFDSILDMISLMREYQEHEDVPICIHCSAGCGRTGAICAIDYTWNLLKAGKIPEEFNVFNLIQEMRTQRHSAVQTKEQYELVHRAIAQLFEKQLQKYEKYTDWKISDVVDEISPEKIVSSLNLEKSDSPPPKPPRTRSCLVEGDAKEEILQPPEPHPVPPILTPSPPSAYPTVTTVWQDNDRYHPKPVLHIVSSEQQSTDLNKNYNKPTELPGKNESIVEHMEKKLERNLSFEIKKVPLQEGPKSFDGNSLLNRGHAIKIKSVSPCTTEKLSKSQEPSSGNSIEDVSQNSCVDCDVSPSSKVSVTTQERMQRSFDTPPRPDCLPLKEKGHTIWPLHGSENALSIPDESESKPSDNQCQATKTISLTPSPTLQVEANSLVDSNTPSVRAPLSFTNPLHSDDSDSDEGNCDGAMPKNVTNISTASATVSAATSTENISTRKVLPMSIARHDVPVTICSGPEKDVDVSEDSPPPLPERTPESFVLASEHNTPVRSLEWNELHTQEQSEQKKSEGLISTDNKTFGNKDHISESPAEATDIGFGNRCGKPKGPRDPPSEWT, from the exons ttgatcacaGTCGAGTTAAACTGACTCTAAAGACTCCTTCCCAAGATTCAGACTACATCAATGCGAATTTTATTAAG ggAGTCTATGGGCCAAAAGCATATGTTGCAACCCAAGGACCATTAGCAAATACAGTTATAGATTTTTGGAGGATGATATGGGAATACAATGTTGTA atcattgtAATGGCATGTCGAGAATTTGAAATGGGAAGG AAAAAATGTGAACGTTACTGGCCTTTGTATGGGGAAGATTCTCTTACATTTGCACCATTTCAAATTTCTTGT gAAGCTGAACAAGCTAGGACAGACTACTATATTAGAACATTGTTACTTGAATTTCAAAAC GAATCCCGTAGACTGTATCAGTTTCATTATGTGAACTGGCCAGATCATGATGTTCCTTCATCATTTGATTCTATTCTGGACATGATCAGCCTTATGAGGGAATACCAAGAACATGAAGATGTGCCTATTTGTATACACTGCAG TGCAGGTTGTGGACGAACAGGAGCCATTTGTGCCATAGATTATACATGGAATTTGCTAAAAGCTGGG AAAATACCCGAGGAGTTTAATGTATTCAACTTAATACAAGAAATGAGAACACAAAGGCATTCTGCAGTACAAACAAAG GAACAATATGAACTTGTTCATCGAGCTATAGCCCAGTTGTTTGAAAAGCAacttcaaaaatatgaaaaatacacaGACTGGAAAATTTCTGATGTAGTG GATGAAATTAGCCCAGAAAAGATTGTCAGCTCTCTGAACCTTGAAAAATCAGATTCTCCACCTCCAAAACCTCCACGTACCCGCAG ttgccTTGTTGAAGGTGATGCTAAAGAAGAAATATTACAGCCTCCTGAACCTCACCCTGTACCACCCATCTTGACACCTTCTCCTCCTTCAGCCTATCCAACAGTTACCACAGTATGGCAAGACAATGACAGATACCATCCAAAGCCCGTGTTGCATATAGTTTCATCAGAACAGCAGTCAACAGAcctcaataaaaattataataaaccaACAGAACTTCCAGGAAAGAATGAATCAATAGTTGAACATATGGAGAAGAAACTGGAACGAAACTtgagttttgaaattaaaaaggttcCCTTACAGGAAGGACCAAAAAgttttgatggaaattctctcttGAATAGAGGACATGCAATCAAGATTAAATCTGTTTCTCCTTGTACAACTGAAAAACTCTCAAAGTCACAGGAGCCAAGTTCAGGGAATTCAATTGAAGATGTTTCTCAAAACTCTTGTGTGGACTGTGATGTATCACCATCTAGCAAAGTCTCAGTAACTACACAAGAAAGAATGCAGAGAAGTTTTGATACACCTCCAAGACCAGATTGTTTGCCTCTTAAAGAGAAAGGACATACTATATGGCCATTACATGGTTCTGAAAATGCATTGTCTATCCCTGATGAGTCTGAGAGCAAACCCTCAGATAATCAATGTCAGGCTACTAAAACTATTTCTCTAACACCAAGCCCCACGTTACAAGTAGAAGCCAACAGTCTTGTGGATAGTAATACACCTTCAGTTAGAGCACCCCTCAGTTTTACTAACCCTCTTCATTCTGATGATTCTGACAGTGATGAAGGGAACTGTGATGGAGCCATGCCTAAGAATGTGACTAATATTTCGACAGCAAGTGCTACAGTTTCTGCTGCCACTAGCACTGAAAACATTTCTACTAGAAAAGTATTACCAATGTCCATTGCTAGACATGATGTACCAGTTACAATATGTTCAGGGCCTGAAAAAG ATGTTGATGTTAGCGAAGATTCACCTCCCCCACTACCTGAAAGAACTCCTGAATCTTTTGTATTAGCAAGTGAGCATA ATACACCTGTAAGATCACTTGAGTGGAATGAACTTCATACCCAAGAGCAGTCTGAACAAAAGAAATCTGAA GGCTTGATATCTACCGACAATAAAACATTTG GTAACAAAGATCATATTTCAGAAAGTCCAGCTGAAGCCACGGATATTG GTTTTGGTAATCGTTGTGGAAAACCTAAAGGACCAAGAGATCCACCTTCAGAATGGACATGA
- the PTPN12 gene encoding tyrosine-protein phosphatase non-receptor type 12 isoform X7 codes for MIWEYNVVIIVMACREFEMGRKKCERYWPLYGEDSLTFAPFQISCEAEQARTDYYIRTLLLEFQNESRRLYQFHYVNWPDHDVPSSFDSILDMISLMREYQEHEDVPICIHCSAGCGRTGAICAIDYTWNLLKAGKIPEEFNVFNLIQEMRTQRHSAVQTKEQYELVHRAIAQLFEKQLQKYEKYTDWKISDVVDEISPEKIVSSLNLEKSDSPPPKPPRTRSCLVEGDAKEEILQPPEPHPVPPILTPSPPSAYPTVTTVWQDNDRYHPKPVLHIVSSEQQSTDLNKNYNKPTELPGKNESIVEHMEKKLERNLSFEIKKVPLQEGPKSFDGNSLLNRGHAIKIKSVSPCTTEKLSKSQEPSSGNSIEDVSQNSCVDCDVSPSSKVSVTTQERMQRSFDTPPRPDCLPLKEKGHTIWPLHGSENALSIPDESESKPSDNQCQATKTISLTPSPTLQVEANSLVDSNTPSVRAPLSFTNPLHSDDSDSDEGNCDGAMPKNVTNISTASATVSAATSTENISTRKVLPMSIARHDVPVTICSGPEKDVDVSEDSPPPLPERTPESFVLASEHNTPVRSLEWNELHTQEQSEQKKSEGLISTDNKTFDHPIVSDEIETNPECLLATLGNKDHISESPAEATDIGFGNRCGKPKGPRDPPSEWT; via the exons ATGATATGGGAATACAATGTTGTA atcattgtAATGGCATGTCGAGAATTTGAAATGGGAAGG AAAAAATGTGAACGTTACTGGCCTTTGTATGGGGAAGATTCTCTTACATTTGCACCATTTCAAATTTCTTGT gAAGCTGAACAAGCTAGGACAGACTACTATATTAGAACATTGTTACTTGAATTTCAAAAC GAATCCCGTAGACTGTATCAGTTTCATTATGTGAACTGGCCAGATCATGATGTTCCTTCATCATTTGATTCTATTCTGGACATGATCAGCCTTATGAGGGAATACCAAGAACATGAAGATGTGCCTATTTGTATACACTGCAG TGCAGGTTGTGGACGAACAGGAGCCATTTGTGCCATAGATTATACATGGAATTTGCTAAAAGCTGGG AAAATACCCGAGGAGTTTAATGTATTCAACTTAATACAAGAAATGAGAACACAAAGGCATTCTGCAGTACAAACAAAG GAACAATATGAACTTGTTCATCGAGCTATAGCCCAGTTGTTTGAAAAGCAacttcaaaaatatgaaaaatacacaGACTGGAAAATTTCTGATGTAGTG GATGAAATTAGCCCAGAAAAGATTGTCAGCTCTCTGAACCTTGAAAAATCAGATTCTCCACCTCCAAAACCTCCACGTACCCGCAG ttgccTTGTTGAAGGTGATGCTAAAGAAGAAATATTACAGCCTCCTGAACCTCACCCTGTACCACCCATCTTGACACCTTCTCCTCCTTCAGCCTATCCAACAGTTACCACAGTATGGCAAGACAATGACAGATACCATCCAAAGCCCGTGTTGCATATAGTTTCATCAGAACAGCAGTCAACAGAcctcaataaaaattataataaaccaACAGAACTTCCAGGAAAGAATGAATCAATAGTTGAACATATGGAGAAGAAACTGGAACGAAACTtgagttttgaaattaaaaaggttcCCTTACAGGAAGGACCAAAAAgttttgatggaaattctctcttGAATAGAGGACATGCAATCAAGATTAAATCTGTTTCTCCTTGTACAACTGAAAAACTCTCAAAGTCACAGGAGCCAAGTTCAGGGAATTCAATTGAAGATGTTTCTCAAAACTCTTGTGTGGACTGTGATGTATCACCATCTAGCAAAGTCTCAGTAACTACACAAGAAAGAATGCAGAGAAGTTTTGATACACCTCCAAGACCAGATTGTTTGCCTCTTAAAGAGAAAGGACATACTATATGGCCATTACATGGTTCTGAAAATGCATTGTCTATCCCTGATGAGTCTGAGAGCAAACCCTCAGATAATCAATGTCAGGCTACTAAAACTATTTCTCTAACACCAAGCCCCACGTTACAAGTAGAAGCCAACAGTCTTGTGGATAGTAATACACCTTCAGTTAGAGCACCCCTCAGTTTTACTAACCCTCTTCATTCTGATGATTCTGACAGTGATGAAGGGAACTGTGATGGAGCCATGCCTAAGAATGTGACTAATATTTCGACAGCAAGTGCTACAGTTTCTGCTGCCACTAGCACTGAAAACATTTCTACTAGAAAAGTATTACCAATGTCCATTGCTAGACATGATGTACCAGTTACAATATGTTCAGGGCCTGAAAAAG ATGTTGATGTTAGCGAAGATTCACCTCCCCCACTACCTGAAAGAACTCCTGAATCTTTTGTATTAGCAAGTGAGCATA ATACACCTGTAAGATCACTTGAGTGGAATGAACTTCATACCCAAGAGCAGTCTGAACAAAAGAAATCTGAA GGCTTGATATCTACCGACAATAAAACATTTG ATCATCCCATAGTGAGTGATGAGATAGAGACTAATCCAGAATGTTTACTCGCTACTTTAGGTAACAAAGATCATATTTCAGAAAGTCCAGCTGAAGCCACGGATATTG GTTTTGGTAATCGTTGTGGAAAACCTAAAGGACCAAGAGATCCACCTTCAGAATGGACATGA